Proteins encoded within one genomic window of Chloroflexota bacterium:
- a CDS encoding ribonuclease HII — translation MTAPPTFDSERALRAQGYRFIAGVDEVGRGALAGPVFAAAVILPLESNLPWLSLVRDSKQLSPRQRERLFKMIERADIPMGLGAVPHTAVDEVGIVKATYLAMAKAVECLPVPPDFLLIDALTLPEISLPQKGIIHGDRLSLSIACASIVAKVSRDRHMVDLDGLYPGYGLARHKGYGTNQHLTRLNELGPCPIHRQSFAPVQRLIRR, via the coding sequence TTGACCGCACCGCCTACCTTTGATAGCGAAAGGGCTCTCAGGGCTCAGGGGTATCGGTTCATAGCTGGTGTTGATGAGGTGGGGCGTGGGGCTCTGGCCGGTCCTGTGTTTGCGGCGGCGGTGATACTGCCTCTGGAGAGCAATCTCCCCTGGTTATCGCTGGTGCGCGATAGCAAACAACTGTCACCCCGGCAAAGAGAGCGCCTGTTTAAGATGATTGAGCGGGCTGATATCCCGATGGGGTTAGGTGCAGTCCCTCACACTGCTGTTGATGAGGTGGGCATTGTCAAAGCAACCTACTTAGCCATGGCCAAGGCTGTGGAGTGCCTTCCAGTCCCTCCCGACTTCCTTCTTATTGATGCTCTGACCCTGCCCGAAATCTCTTTGCCTCAAAAGGGCATTATCCATGGTGACAGGCTGTCCCTTTCAATTGCCTGTGCCTCCATAGTAGCTAAGGTAAGCCGGGATCGTCACATGGTGGATCTGGATGGCCTTTATCCGGGCTATGGTCTGGCCAGGCACAAAGGTTATGGTACCAATCAGCACCTGACGAGATTGAATGAACTGGGCCCTTGCCCTATCCATCGCCAGTCCTTTGCTCCGGTTCAGAGGTTGATCCGGAGGTGA
- a CDS encoding RDD family protein — MYCSTCTWRNGGEDRFCHKCAPIRPVSQGLRVGPTTLTANARYASFRTRLGAYVIDCIVALGLVLVISYVLSLAIGYWFKLENDGEVKAMTALVGLAMGIFVPWVYWAAMESSSNQAALGEMSLGIIVTDHKGGRISFWRATGRHFPRIISALILLVGYIMIAFTERRQGLHDIMTSCLVLKLV, encoded by the coding sequence ATGTACTGCAGCACATGCACATGGAGAAATGGCGGCGAGGACAGATTCTGCCATAAATGCGCACCGATTCGGCCGGTGTCCCAGGGGTTGCGCGTCGGGCCGACTACTTTGACAGCCAATGCAAGATATGCCAGTTTCCGGACAAGGCTTGGCGCTTATGTTATTGACTGCATTGTGGCGTTAGGTCTTGTTCTTGTTATCTCATACGTGCTCAGTCTGGCAATCGGCTATTGGTTTAAACTTGAGAATGATGGAGAAGTCAAGGCAATGACAGCGCTGGTCGGGCTTGCCATGGGTATATTTGTCCCCTGGGTATATTGGGCAGCCATGGAGAGTTCTTCCAATCAGGCAGCACTGGGAGAAATGTCTTTGGGCATCATTGTCACCGACCATAAGGGTGGGAGAATCTCGTTTTGGAGAGCCACAGGAAGACACTTTCCCAGGATTATCTCGGCACTCATCCTGCTGGTTGGCTACATTATGATAGCCTTCACAGAAAGGAGGCAGGGGCTCCATGACATCATGACCTCATGCCTCGTCTTAAAGCTGGTGTAA
- a CDS encoding YraN family protein — protein MNRQALGALGEKRAREYLKKRHYRILETNFRCREGEIDIIAQEKDYLVFVEVRTRTGSEFGTPEESVTSAKKERLVSVALSYLQTHRNLPSLWRFDVVAIEVGTDGQTTRMALIQNAIS, from the coding sequence GTGAATCGCCAAGCTCTTGGTGCGCTGGGGGAGAAAAGGGCACGGGAGTACCTTAAGAAAAGACATTACCGCATTCTGGAGACTAATTTCCGCTGTCGGGAAGGCGAGATTGATATCATTGCTCAGGAGAAGGACTATCTTGTTTTTGTGGAGGTCCGCACCAGAACCGGCTCTGAGTTTGGCACCCCTGAGGAGTCGGTGACCTCTGCCAAGAAGGAGAGGCTTGTCTCCGTGGCGCTGTCCTATCTTCAAACCCATAGAAACCTGCCCTCGTTGTGGCGTTTTGACGTGGTAGCAATAGAGGTTGGTACTGATGGCCAGACAACCCGCATGGCATTGATTCAGAATGCCATCAGCTAG